The following nucleotide sequence is from Salvia splendens isolate huo1 chromosome 2, SspV2, whole genome shotgun sequence.
cagctcgggaaacagcttgcacatatggacctcgttgagaccctggttcaccatgttatactgatagcgtcccaggaagtcatgaggattcactaacccgtcataagtcatcgacggagttcggtagttctgtggcaagggagttcgggtgatatcgtccgagaacggagtcttcaatgctccgtacatggcgaacccgacatctcttcggtatggaggagatggagttctcctgtgattccggtaccgaggaggaacaggaacatgtcggggttgaggattcttcttcctggaagacacggcactactgcggtagtgactttcatgtctggatgaggaaggagaatccaccgttttcgtcttcggctgttggctcttttgcaggaaggctaagaactcatcctgcttctcagccaagaacagcttgacagcctcattcaaatcaggctgctgggaagactcggtgtgtggaccttttgagcggcttgttccttcatcgtgaaaactggaagtagctgtctcccgaggctgttttccggacctgcgggctggactagcttcctcatggttttcacgaacggtattacgggtagtgtgtgatctggtatgcatttttttggggtggaaaaagggtcaaaatttgctttatcacaaatttggttctctgtttcccacagacggcgccagtgatggttgggcgaatttttggtggtgatgaatgctggaaaatacagatcacgacacagagatttacgtggttcgatttactgaggtaaatctacgtccacgggaagaaaagagggcagagttgtattgcttgatctgttttctacagcttacaatacagacttgctatttgatattttatctctagagagcgagccagagcttttctatctgatctaagttctatttatacattgaactaagatcgtggcttgcatcaccactaactgggtagtggatgtcgtggaggtcatgcgatcctgcatgggcccactatatctttgtttggtccgctttCCTGCAGGAGATCGTGCAtgatttgacaccactaaatagatcgtgtagtggagatcgtggaggttctgacatgagttgactatctcccagttcggtcgaatactgagaccgaactgctgaactattgccgagcagcttttgccgatctgagagtagagcttgattggtcggcttttaccgagctgtaggctggggccgaactctttggtaatgccgaactgattggtcggcttttaccgagctgtaggctggggccgaactctttggtaatgccgaactgatactcttccttgggctttgggctgatgggctgtcactgctattgggcttgtttagtacgtaccccatcataaGATTATGATGAAAACTGAATGCTTTTCAAACAAGTTTAAATATGTAGTACAACTTTTGTCTAATTCATTTCTATTTCTTTCCaaattatgtcattttcctCAAGTCAGAAGGTAGGATATCCCAAATTAATATAATCATCTTGACGAGGCCATCCAGAGTTTTAAGCACACAAAATTATTGTAAATACGAATTGAAATTTAACTTAATTAATCTaactgaaattttgaaattgagttaTGGACACCCTAATGTATCTAGAGTCTCATCATCTGCATATCAATATGTTCTATTTATAGTTATAGAAAGCAAGCAAGCTTAAGGCCATCCACTATTTATAGTTATAGAAAGCAAGCAAgcttaaggccatccacaacgctgtctctataccgtctcttaaaccgtctcttaactactatttgagcactatttgagggccccactgtccttttttcctccatctcttaactaagagacggaacctgcaacgctccgtctcttaaccgtctctataccgtctcttaattactattcattcaatttaatttataattttttttaaaacccaattcaatttaaacaaacacactttattaaaattaaaacaatattacaacttaacattaaaaaaaacgaagacataattaaaattctaaaaaaataaaaatgacataatttaatcttctccgccaaagttttcccaaatgtgctcaattagatcctcttggagttgggtgtgggcgctagagtcgcgtgtccttgcccgaatagccaaccgttcttgtatagatggatgcgctccacttcgcggcggactacttgcggttgagcttccgggggattcggggtcgaaccaatttccggcatcgggtccttcgtctcggacaatcatgttgtgcaagattatgcacgtatacatgatgtcgaccatgctctccatgaaccacgaacgagccggggctttgatgatgttgaagcgcgcttggagaaccccgaacgccctctccacatccttgcgcgcagcctcctgcttctgcgcaaaaagagcctgctttgggttcgctggcctgccgcacgtcttcacgaaggtcggccacttcgggtagatgccgtcggcgagatagtacccccattttataccgccggttgttggcgacgaagttgatggccggcgctttaccatccaaaacttcggtaaagaggtcggactgttggagcacgtttacgtcgttgttcgagccagggacccccgaagtacgcgtgccagatccaaagtcggtagtcggcaacggcctcgagtacaacggttgggtgggtgcctttgtggccgctcgtgtaggaacccctccaagccaccgggcaattcttccattgccagtgcatgcaatcgacactgccaagcatcccggggaatccgtgcacttgttcgtgcaggttgaggaggaactgacaatcctccgtggttggcctccggagaaattcgtcactgaaggctgtccggacgcctctgcagaagttgagcaagcacaagcgcccagtgctgtctccgatgtgcaggtattcgtcgaatatgtcggccgtttgtccagtcgcaagctgccggatggctgcagtacatttctgcagcgtcgtgtggctgggacgaccgaccgcgtcgaacccttctcggaagaactcctccctggccgccaaagtattcgctatgtggagaaatagcggtttccgcatgcggaaacggcgacggaaataggtatctccccaaatcgggttatcgcagaagtagtcgcgtactaaccgtgcggcggcttcctcccggttccgattgatgtacttccgggagcgtcgtgggggtggtgcggcttcctccgcctctcgtcgtcgatcttcttcgagtgattgttccattaattggcgcatttgctcaaaaggatccatttgtttgagttgattgaagatggaaattggagtgatagagaggatttgagaggaatagatgtgtgtttgtgtttgaaatgagtatggaatagaattatttatagagtaaaaaaattaaaaatttaaaaaatgaaaataaatatttaacggtaatattaccgtttgaaaaaaaaaaaattttattaaaatcgatttttttttaaaaaaaaatgaattattgcgtcatcagtgacgacgcccactcgcgggccagcgagtgggcgtcacgcacgcatggggacgtgccacgtgtccctggcgcgtggcgagacagctcgtctcgtgtctctccgagacgagctacgcgacgagacggtcgcgagctggagacgagatgggcgctgcaatgcgtctcgcgggggtctcgtctctccgagacgagacgcgagcccggcgcgagacgcgttgtggatggtctaatatCTCAAGGCACATTGGCCCAAGCCTCGAAAATGTAAAAGCCGAAATGGAGAAATGGCACTCACTTTAGAACATCAAAATTAGTAAATTAGTACTCAAAAAATgtcttaatttattatttagaatattcatgatttaaatttttgttctttttttgttttagtaagtGAATTTTGTACTACCACACTAAATTATTcgatttattataattatattttattataacattaattaatgtataaaaataaaacctACTACATTTTACTAAATTTGttcgttttaattttaatttgtggaGTCAAGGAGTGCATTACTGCTTcctttccatattatttgaatcgTTTTTTAATggcacaaaatttaaaaaataatatttaataattagatgaagagagaattatatataataatgataaaagaataaaataataaacaagTCAAATAAAAGAGTATAAATgagttactattattttatcataaaaataaatgactcaactatgataTTAAATCAATAAGATTGCGCTTTTTTTTATCACATGTGTTACGAATCCACCTTCAGTGAAATTGGATTAATCCTGCTCGACCGGgcttgcggattaaggccgaaagaCTCTCAACGGGTGATGAATATACTACCTTATGAGAACTAAACAATATTATCATCTAACTGcatatacaaattaaaaattttcgAAGTTAATAAATTTCAATGCTCTACCAACTATTAATTGATTGATAAGAATAAGTTATGACCATATTAAAGTCAACTTAGCCCTTGGAGCAGCTGATAAAGTGTCAACTCCATTGGGCTTTATGTATCCAATTGACAAAAGTGAATCAAATTTCTTTGGTGGTTGGCTAAAAGATTCTTCTCTATGCTATATTTTTGACATTACATAGTAAAATTTTTAGGTATATTAAATTaaccttaaataaaataaaaacggaCTTAATGTGAAGATAAGATCTCTATGCAACTGTGATTACAtctaaaatatagtactcctactcTACATTGTTCATCAGACTCAACTTCACCTAtttactatattattttttgcAAAATGAGTACGAAAAAGGAAGTGGGACAAACTATccgggacaaagggagtaagtGTTTAGATTCTCAATTGTAACAGTAGTTTGATATTGCCCGCTTTAGGTCAAGCCTGCATGAATTTGTTTTTAGATCACTCCGAAAATGCCTCAACTGATTgggttggacatgaattattTACATCTTCTAACTTCCCCCAGACTCCCGAtctgggatgggtttgtactcAACAAACCTCCCTTCAAACTAGATCACATCAGGAACAGACAGACGCAATCGACACATCGAGACATTACTGGCCCGACTCAAACTTGAGTCATCCTTGAGCTCACTCGatctggctctgataccacttgtttgGATTGTCGACTGCAACAGCTGTCCGCTCTGGGTCAAGCTCACACAGATTTGTTTTTTTGAGTATATAGTCTCATCCAATTTACTGgcgtatatatatattactctgttagagaattgacatttactccatctgtcccacaatatgagtcatatttcacttttactataaatgataatatatctcacattctactaactcacttcactcatgacattctattataaaagtataaaatcaatataaaagaGTGGACCACATATTCAACCAACTTTTCCAACTCACTATTTTTTACCTTTCCTAAAATTTGTGTCCATATGACTCTTACTATGGGACGGAGAAAGTAGTATAATTAGTAATAGGATCCAGTTGACACATGGAAGAATGTTAATAGCTATGTACATGGAGTATATTTAAACTTTTGCAGTTTTGTGTCAATATAGTATTGACTTATGCACGCTAATTTATTAATCTCTATGTAgctatattttaaatttgtgcACTTTTACTATTGatttaattattctaatttttaaaaattatttaattttgtaaaaaagaaaaacaattataaaatttgaatcttattattatatattaaatttataataaaaacaactaaaccaaattaataaattgtgaattccccttaattaaaaaaaagaatgataCATTTAATGACAAAAACTTaatggagtactataaaataagtGACGTCCAAACAAAACTGGCACGGCAAATACTATCAGAAGTCAAACACAGatgacaaaaatataaataaattttgtaCGAAGAAAAATATAGGAGCTTTAGTAAAAACGAAAATGGAAGTAGAAAAGAGAATTTTTTTCGTTTTGTCTCATAACAATTTATATATTGATCTTTGTTTGGAATTACGTTGTGTATGCTGATCTATCAAATTATACAATGGAGCAAATAATTAGTATGGACGCCTATTGTACATTTCCAAACAAGCAGTataattaaaagttaaaacatctaatacattaataaaatataatattatcccATAAAAATTGAAACGTGTTTTTTAGATTAttacaataaaaatgaaatatttaataaaatgaaaataaagtaatttttatcatattttattctttttgcatttaataaatagaataatattattaaaaattacatgctaaaagtaaatatttcatatttattgaaatagaactaatataatactccctccgtttcactatagttgagtcatttttccatttcggaaAGTTTCttcataattgagtcattttcatatatggtaacttttttctctttcttactttacactctgttactttattatctctactttattcactttatactttattctctctatctttttttctctcttacttttttaactatttatttaacacacccaaCATCTCTTTTTTGTAGACTTCGTGTCCAAAAGTTCCGCTTCAACTAtagtgaaacggagggagtattaaactaAGATTGTTCTAGTCATGAAATGAAGATGTGATTTCTCCTTCTCTCAAGTTATGAATTGAAATCATAGAAACAGTTAAAAATGATCAATTTGTAGACATTTGATTGGTGTAGAATGTATAAGTGGTCGGTAAATCCGGCTTAATATTATACTCACATTAAACATTCAATCATACTGTATCTATTAATATGAGTAGACTTGCACAGCCAAAGTCGCGAAATTCTACTGTTGCACCGatataaatatagtactataaaataaatgTCGTACTTGTACCCGGTGACCTAACCAAACACATCAACGATTTAATACTCTATTTCTTTCAATTCATGCTTCTTCAATCTTCACCCTTCTTTCCTCTGCATTTAAAGCCAAATTCTTGATAGCTCTACCTCTTCGTGAGTGCCCTCATATCTCACCCACTTTCTATTCATCTGCGTTTGAAAGAAAATTACTACTGGGTTTGGATTTTGAAGAATCTGTGTCTTTTTTAAGGTATACATCTCTCATCTCATTTCCTTAAAGGTTGAAGCTTTAGATTTTTAAGTCAATGCTTCATTTACCTCTGATACAACTTTTTTTTGCTCACCCTTTTACTTATTTACTTTTAATTTCGGAAAGATAAAGAAGAATCTGTTTCAGACTTTCAATCTCCCTTCATTATATTTCAATCGTTCTTCCCTTTTTAAAGAAAGTGGTTTTGGGGTTATCAAGGCTATTTACGAAATAAAGAATCGCATTAAAGTTTGTGTGGCCTGGTCTCTCAGCTTAAATATGCTGTATTTATTGAACTTTATGCTTCTTTGCACTTCTCTGAAGGGAAATATGAAGGTGTGCCCTGTCTTCAAGTTCATTTAGCAGGTTTACTTGTCACTCTCACCTTTCAGTTCACTTTAGTATTATGAACTCAAATTTGTGTGATTTGATTAGTTTAGTGGTCTAATTTCTCCAAGCTGCCCTAACCTAATCGGATTTTATGATTGAGATAAATCTtgctactttttatttttatttttattttatgggaAATATCTGTCTTTTGTGTGTGCTTGATTGTATGGATTTTTTCGTAGAATGGATGTGTTGTTTATCTGctcctttattttcttattttcacTCCGCAAGTACAAAAATGAGAAGCTGCATCTTATTAAGATACTAATTCACTCTTCCCTTTTAGTCCATGTGAAACTATCCTTTTCTACTCagctttaatttttttcctttttattagtttatttcCTTTGCTTCTCCCCATGAATGCTTTTCTCCTTTGTACTTTTATCTTTCCTTCCAttgaatttgtttttgtttattgaCATCCTGGGTGGTCACATTCCGAGTGGTCTATAAATTATCGAAAAAAAGAAAGGATCAGTAAAACCTAGCACTTGATTCTGCAGTTTTGGCAGTTTAATGTCTTTCCGCAGTATAGCTCGGGATTTgagggagagttttggcagccTATCGCGGCGGAGTTTTGACGTGAGGTTGCCAGGACACTATAGGGGGAAATCACATGGTTCGTTCAATGACTTGAGTGACCAGCCTTTGGTTATTCAGAACAGTAGGTGGGCTAATCTGCCGCCTGAGCTCCTCTATGATGTAATTAGAAGGTTGGAGGAGAGCGAGAGCACATGGCCCACCCGGAAACATGTAGTTGCGTGTGCAGCTGTTTGCCGGTCTTGGAGGAGCATGTGCAAGGAAATAGTTAAAAATCCGGAATTTTGCGGAAAACTTACTTTTCCTGTTTCTCTTAAGCAGGTATTGACTGTACATTTTCTACTGCCTAATACACAACTTCAATAAAATTTCTTCTTTGACTGTTTCTGCTGTAACTTATGTTTTACTTGGACAATGCAGCACTTACTTAGAAATAGAGCTTTCAGTGTCTTTACAAGAAGTTGATATGGAATCTGCTTTTTTCCTGTTTTGCAGCCAGGGTCTCGTGATGGGACTATTCAGTGCTTCATCAAGCGAGACAAATCTAATTTAACCTACCATCTGTTTTTGTGTCTCAGTCCTGGTAAGTTCACTTTTGAGTCGGATTATGCTATAACTTGTTCTTcaattttgtcatttcagtATTTTCATTTGCCCTATGTTTCTCTAATAATTCAGTTGTGTAAGCCATAATTAGTAGTATTTCTATTCAATTTTTAGATGTATCAAGTATATCCAGCCTTTTCTTCTCTGAAGATGACTGTGTTCTCTCTAGTAATTCTTTCTACATATGTTATATGTAACGAAGGCTTTGtgattttaatttcacaaatggATTGAAGCTAATCTCATATTACAATTCAAGTATTCAACGCAAGTGTTACAAAAATATTTACTTCGGTTTCAAGAATCATGTCCAGTTGGCCGTTGTGTTTTGCTCATCATTATTTTTGTGTCTTTGTtaaggaaatatattttcactGCCCATTTTTAGGATGTAATAAATTCTGGCtgtatttcctttttggcatTGTATGAGAATGTAGTggaaatgtgtgtatttggaaaAAATATCTGTAAAGATGAATTGTGCGTTCTTGTACATGGGGAGAATGTTTTGAAAATGACCctgtatcatttttttatttacagcTCTGCTAGTTGAAAATGGGAAGTTTCTTCTCTCAGCTAAAAGAACTCGGAGAACAACTTGTACAGAATATGTTATCTCTATGGATGCAGATAACATCTCCAGATCAAGTAGCACATACATTGGCAAACTAAGGTAGGCTTTAATTTCTTACTGTCCTATTATCCTATTGTGTGTTTACTTCCGACTCTTCCAAGATTACATTTATTGCTTATAGAAGGTTCTTGATTTTAGTTGTTCCTATTAGTctctccctccgtccacgaaaagtGTGGAACACTGTGGgtcacacaagttttaatagaATGATTGGTAGATGTTTAATTGGTTGAGAAAGTGTCCCATCAAAGGCAAATAGTGGGTTAAGATGGTGGGATATGTATAGGTTCTTTTGTAAATAAGGAGTATTTTCTGGTTAAGAGGAGGGGTATTCAAAAAGAGGAAAGTTGTGCAGTCGTTAGGGAAGCCTGATAAGGTAATAGTTGCACACTCTTGGTGGACGGGTGGagtcttttttttaaatagtcAACCTCATGAGTGTGTGTGAGTCTTAAAAACACAATAGTCAACCCCTATAGGTTAAGCAAAAGCAGAGTTTTTGGCTGTTGTTTGTtatgtttcaactttcaacaaGAAGGATGTTACTCTGGGTTGGAATCTATAAAAGTTGTTTTTATTTGTAGAATATGATTGAACGAATTTGCACCTCATTTCCTATATTTTTAACATATGTATTTGTATTATACAGcattaaaaataatgaatttcaGGTTTCTTTACACGATTTACCTCTGTATTGACTGGTTCAAAAGAGAGCAATTTTATTGACTCTAGTCTTGACTGCATCGGTCCCAGGAAGTGCCTGGTGCATAGTTCCAGAAGATAAAGACTTATTTTCAAaactttatttcatatttaGCTTAAAAAATCATGGCATGAAGATGAGTTATTCAGACCTGTTTCAAAATGCCGTATATCAATAGGTTTGGCATGAAGATCATTTCCATGTTGCCCGCAATTATTTTTAACTTGCAGAGTACTGATGGTTGAAACTATTCTTATCAATAAATTTTGCGACTACAACACGAGAGGGCTCTCGAGAGCTACTGgcttttttcttaatttgttgCGCAATTGTTTAGCAATACCATAAGGCATAAAATGAGGCATAACATAAACCAGAGTAGATTAGATTATCTTGAATGATTGTCGACTAAATTCTTGTGTATAGTTTAAGCTTGCTGTTATACCTTTAAAATGCCTACCTTTAACTGTATTACTGAATTATTGATGCCAAATGGCAGATCAAATTTTCTCGGTACGAGGTTTTTGATATACGACACACAACCTTGTTCCAACGTCCCACCACCAGGGAGGTCTAGCCGCCGGTTCTACTCCAAGAAAGTATCTCCGAAAGTGCCGACAGGGAGTTACAACATAGCTCAAATCACCTACGAGCTGAATGTGCTTGGGACACGCGGTCCACGGAAGATGAACTGCATTATGCACTCAATCCCCGCCGCGTCTCTCGAACCTGGTGGCGTGGTACCCGGCCATCCGGAGCTTCTGGCAAGATCCCTAGAGGACTCGTTCAGGAGCATCTCGTTCTCACAGTCTCTAGACCACTCCACCGAATTCAGCAGCACGAGATTCTCCGAGATGGCCCGCTTGTCGAATGAGAATGATAATAGCAAAACGCGGCCGTTGGTTCTGAAGAATAAGGCTCCCCGGTGGCACGAGCAGTTGCAGTGCTGGTGCCTCAACTTTCGGGGAAGGGTGACAGTTGCATCCGTGAAGAATTTCCAGCTGATTGCCTCGACAGAAGCAGTCGCTGCTAGCGCCGCCCCGAC
It contains:
- the LOC121788434 gene encoding tubby-like F-box protein 8; protein product: MSFRSIARDLRESFGSLSRRSFDVRLPGHYRGKSHGSFNDLSDQPLVIQNSRWANLPPELLYDVIRRLEESESTWPTRKHVVACAAVCRSWRSMCKEIVKNPEFCGKLTFPVSLKQPGSRDGTIQCFIKRDKSNLTYHLFLCLSPALLVENGKFLLSAKRTRRTTCTEYVISMDADNISRSSSTYIGKLRSNFLGTRFLIYDTQPCSNVPPPGRSSRRFYSKKVSPKVPTGSYNIAQITYELNVLGTRGPRKMNCIMHSIPAASLEPGGVVPGHPELLARSLEDSFRSISFSQSLDHSTEFSSTRFSEMARLSNENDNSKTRPLVLKNKAPRWHEQLQCWCLNFRGRVTVASVKNFQLIASTEAVAASAAPTTSQPVASDQDKIILQFGKVGKDMFTMDYRYPLSAFQAFAICLSSFDTKLACE